One window from the genome of Musa acuminata AAA Group cultivar baxijiao chromosome BXJ1-4, Cavendish_Baxijiao_AAA, whole genome shotgun sequence encodes:
- the LOC135641577 gene encoding histone deacetylase 5-like isoform X1 has protein sequence MMAASPDDSLWPRVGLIYDERMCRHTTPDGEAHPECPERIRAIWKKLESEGIPRRCVVLNAKKVEDKYLASVHTQNHIKLIKNISSKEFDSRRQRIASKFNSIYLNVGSSEAAYLAAGSVIEASEKVAKGDLNSVIAIVRPPGHHAESNEAMGFCLFNNVAVAVNYLLNEKPELGIKKILIVDWDVHHGNGTQKMFYKDPRVLFFSVHRFDFGCFYPSGDDGAYCMIGEGPGAGYNINIPWEHGQCSDADYIAVWDHVLIPIAKEYNPDIILVSAGFDAAIDDPLGGCCVTPHGYSLLLQKLMQFAQGKIVMVLEGGYNLKSIANSVLACAKVLLQEESVGSIQTATFKSTWRVIEAVRHELKGYWPVLDVELPQNLLITNSRPCPAEVTYSSSESDVENDEGAARTINFSDFVEDDVLLPLSKLKIDEGNHGKVIASDQVQEEESLSASEASHDAELVTSNEIVDGYITWRSLLSKVEVWYASFGSNMWMPRFLCYIEGGKVEGMSAPCCGSLDKSSPKDVIWKIVPHRLLFGRSHTRTWGAGGVAFLDPERSTSDKAYLCMYRITLEQFNDVLLQENSLHQENGIIKQMASPLLDLHILEYVAKNKSLPLKTLKDGWYSTVLYLGKEDDLPILTMTCSASDVERFKSGELPASVPAKDYMNTLVNGLVEGKQLTREEAVAYVNGAATWKL, from the exons ATGATGGCGGCGTCCCCGGATGACAGCCTGTGGCCGCGCGTCGGCCTGATCTACGACGAGAGGATGTGCCGCCACACGACGCCAGATGGCGAGGCCCACCCGGAGTGCCCTGAGCGGATCCGCGCCATCTGGAAGAAGCTCGAGTCCGAGGGAATTCCTCGGAG GTGTGTAGTCCTCAATGCTAAGAAAGTTGAGGACAAGTACTTAGCATCTGTTCATACCCAGAACCATATTAAATTGATTAAGAATATCAGCTCTAAGGAGTTTGACTCCCGACGTCAAAGGATTGCTTCAAAGTTCAACTCTATATATCTTAATGTGGGTTCATCTGAAGCTGCTTACCTTGCTGCAGGTTCAGTCATTGAA GCATCTGAGAAGGTTGCTAAAGGAGATCTTAATTCTGTGATTGCTATTGTTCGGCCACCTGGACATCATGCAGAATCCAATGAAGCTATGGGATTTTGCCTTTTTAACAATGTGGCAGTTGCAGTTAACTATCTATTGAATGAGAAG CCAGAGTTAGGCATAAAGAAAATACTAATTGTGGATTGGGATGTGCATCATGGGAATGGTACCCAAAAAATGTTCTATAAAGACCCTCGTGTGTTATTTTTCTCTGTTCATAG GTTTGACTTTGGATGCTTCTATCCAAGTGGTGATGATGGCGCGTACTGTATGATTGGAGAAGGACCAGGTGCAGGGTACAATATCAACATTCCCTGGGAACATGGTCAATGCAGTGATGCAGACTACATTGCTGTTTGGGACCATGTATTGATTCCTATAGCCAAGGAATACAATCCTGACATTATTTTGGTTTCTGCTGGATTTGATGCAG CcattgatgatccacttggtggctGCTGTGTCACACCACATGGGTATTCACTTTTACTGCAAAAG TTGATGCAATTTGCACAAGGAAAGATAGTAATGGTCCTCGAAGGCGGATATAATCTGAAGTCCATAGCTAATTCTGTTCTTGCTTGTGCAAAAGTGCTGTTGCAAGAAGAATCTGTTGGATCCATACAGACTGCAACATTCAAGTCCACATGGCGTGTCATAGAGGCG GTTCGCCATGAACTTAAAGGGTACTGGCCTGTACTGGATGTCGAGTTACCTCAGAACTTATTGATTACCAATAGCAGACCTTGCCCAGCTGAG GTGACCTACTCTAGTTCTGAGTCTGATGTGGAAAATGATGAGGGAGCCGCTCGCACtataaatttttcagattttgttgAGGATGATGTGCTTCTACCCCTTTCGAAACTGAAGATTGATGAAGGTAACCATGGGAAGGTAATTGCTTCAGATCAAGTTCAAGAAGAGGAAAGTTTGTCTGCATCTGAAGCATCTCATGATGCAGAGTTAGTGACATCTAATGAGATTGTTGATGGTTATATCACATGGAGATCACTATTATCAAAAGTTGAAGTTTGGTATGCCAGCTTTGGGTCAAATATGTGGATGCCAAGGTTCCTGTGCTATATAGAAGGTGGGAAG GTGGAAGGCATGAGTGCACCATGCTGTGGATCGCTAGACAAAAGTTCACCAAAAGATGTCATTTGGAAAATTGTCCCTCATCGTTTACTCTTTGGAAGATCTCACACCCGCACATGGGGTGCAGGTGGTGTTGCTTTTCTTGATCCTGAAAGGAGCACAAGTGACAAAGCCTACTTATGCATGTATAGAATAAC ACTTGAGCAGTTCAACGATGTATTGCTTCAAGAAAATAGTTTGCACCAAGAAAATGGTATTATTAAACAGATGGCTTCTCCTTTACTAGATTTACACATCCTCGAATATGTTGCTAAAAACAAGTCTTTGCCTCTGAAAACCCTCAAG GATGGATGGTACTCCACAGTTCTTTATTTGGGAAAAGAGGATGATCTTCCAATTTTAACAATGAC
- the LOC135641577 gene encoding histone deacetylase 5-like isoform X2, giving the protein MMAASPDDSLWPRVGLIYDERMCRHTTPDGEAHPECPERIRAIWKKLESEGIPRRCVVLNAKKVEDKYLASVHTQNHIKLIKNISSKEFDSRRQRIASKFNSIYLNVGSSEAAYLAAGSVIEASEKVAKGDLNSVIAIVRPPGHHAESNEAMGFCLFNNVAVAVNYLLNEKPELGIKKILIVDWDVHHGNGTQKMFYKDPRVLFFSVHRFDFGCFYPSGDDGAYCMIGEGPGAGYNINIPWEHGQCSDADYIAVWDHVLIPIAKEYNPDIILVSAGFDAAIDDPLGGCCVTPHGYSLLLQKLMQFAQGKIVMVLEGGYNLKSIANSVLACAKVLLQEESVGSIQTATFKSTWRVIEAVRHELKGYWPVLDVELPQNLLITNSRPCPAEVTYSSSESDVENDEGAARTINFSDFVEDDVLLPLSKLKIDEELVTSNEIVDGYITWRSLLSKVEVWYASFGSNMWMPRFLCYIEGGKVEGMSAPCCGSLDKSSPKDVIWKIVPHRLLFGRSHTRTWGAGGVAFLDPERSTSDKAYLCMYRITLEQFNDVLLQENSLHQENGIIKQMASPLLDLHILEYVAKNKSLPLKTLKDGWYSTVLYLGKEDDLPILTMTCSASDVERFKSGELPASVPAKDYMNTLVNGLVEGKQLTREEAVAYVNGAATWKL; this is encoded by the exons ATGATGGCGGCGTCCCCGGATGACAGCCTGTGGCCGCGCGTCGGCCTGATCTACGACGAGAGGATGTGCCGCCACACGACGCCAGATGGCGAGGCCCACCCGGAGTGCCCTGAGCGGATCCGCGCCATCTGGAAGAAGCTCGAGTCCGAGGGAATTCCTCGGAG GTGTGTAGTCCTCAATGCTAAGAAAGTTGAGGACAAGTACTTAGCATCTGTTCATACCCAGAACCATATTAAATTGATTAAGAATATCAGCTCTAAGGAGTTTGACTCCCGACGTCAAAGGATTGCTTCAAAGTTCAACTCTATATATCTTAATGTGGGTTCATCTGAAGCTGCTTACCTTGCTGCAGGTTCAGTCATTGAA GCATCTGAGAAGGTTGCTAAAGGAGATCTTAATTCTGTGATTGCTATTGTTCGGCCACCTGGACATCATGCAGAATCCAATGAAGCTATGGGATTTTGCCTTTTTAACAATGTGGCAGTTGCAGTTAACTATCTATTGAATGAGAAG CCAGAGTTAGGCATAAAGAAAATACTAATTGTGGATTGGGATGTGCATCATGGGAATGGTACCCAAAAAATGTTCTATAAAGACCCTCGTGTGTTATTTTTCTCTGTTCATAG GTTTGACTTTGGATGCTTCTATCCAAGTGGTGATGATGGCGCGTACTGTATGATTGGAGAAGGACCAGGTGCAGGGTACAATATCAACATTCCCTGGGAACATGGTCAATGCAGTGATGCAGACTACATTGCTGTTTGGGACCATGTATTGATTCCTATAGCCAAGGAATACAATCCTGACATTATTTTGGTTTCTGCTGGATTTGATGCAG CcattgatgatccacttggtggctGCTGTGTCACACCACATGGGTATTCACTTTTACTGCAAAAG TTGATGCAATTTGCACAAGGAAAGATAGTAATGGTCCTCGAAGGCGGATATAATCTGAAGTCCATAGCTAATTCTGTTCTTGCTTGTGCAAAAGTGCTGTTGCAAGAAGAATCTGTTGGATCCATACAGACTGCAACATTCAAGTCCACATGGCGTGTCATAGAGGCG GTTCGCCATGAACTTAAAGGGTACTGGCCTGTACTGGATGTCGAGTTACCTCAGAACTTATTGATTACCAATAGCAGACCTTGCCCAGCTGAG GTGACCTACTCTAGTTCTGAGTCTGATGTGGAAAATGATGAGGGAGCCGCTCGCACtataaatttttcagattttgttgAGGATGATGTGCTTCTACCCCTTTCGAAACTGAAGATTGATGAAG AGTTAGTGACATCTAATGAGATTGTTGATGGTTATATCACATGGAGATCACTATTATCAAAAGTTGAAGTTTGGTATGCCAGCTTTGGGTCAAATATGTGGATGCCAAGGTTCCTGTGCTATATAGAAGGTGGGAAG GTGGAAGGCATGAGTGCACCATGCTGTGGATCGCTAGACAAAAGTTCACCAAAAGATGTCATTTGGAAAATTGTCCCTCATCGTTTACTCTTTGGAAGATCTCACACCCGCACATGGGGTGCAGGTGGTGTTGCTTTTCTTGATCCTGAAAGGAGCACAAGTGACAAAGCCTACTTATGCATGTATAGAATAAC ACTTGAGCAGTTCAACGATGTATTGCTTCAAGAAAATAGTTTGCACCAAGAAAATGGTATTATTAAACAGATGGCTTCTCCTTTACTAGATTTACACATCCTCGAATATGTTGCTAAAAACAAGTCTTTGCCTCTGAAAACCCTCAAG GATGGATGGTACTCCACAGTTCTTTATTTGGGAAAAGAGGATGATCTTCCAATTTTAACAATGAC
- the LOC135641577 gene encoding histone deacetylase 5-like isoform X3, translating into MWVHLKLLTLLQASEKVAKGDLNSVIAIVRPPGHHAESNEAMGFCLFNNVAVAVNYLLNEKPELGIKKILIVDWDVHHGNGTQKMFYKDPRVLFFSVHRFDFGCFYPSGDDGAYCMIGEGPGAGYNINIPWEHGQCSDADYIAVWDHVLIPIAKEYNPDIILVSAGFDAAIDDPLGGCCVTPHGYSLLLQKLMQFAQGKIVMVLEGGYNLKSIANSVLACAKVLLQEESVGSIQTATFKSTWRVIEAVRHELKGYWPVLDVELPQNLLITNSRPCPAEVTYSSSESDVENDEGAARTINFSDFVEDDVLLPLSKLKIDEGNHGKVIASDQVQEEESLSASEASHDAELVTSNEIVDGYITWRSLLSKVEVWYASFGSNMWMPRFLCYIEGGKVEGMSAPCCGSLDKSSPKDVIWKIVPHRLLFGRSHTRTWGAGGVAFLDPERSTSDKAYLCMYRITLEQFNDVLLQENSLHQENGIIKQMASPLLDLHILEYVAKNKSLPLKTLKDGWYSTVLYLGKEDDLPILTMTCSASDVERFKSGELPASVPAKDYMNTLVNGLVEGKQLTREEAVAYVNGAATWKL; encoded by the exons ATGTGGGTTCATCTGAAGCTGCTTACCTTGCTGCAG GCATCTGAGAAGGTTGCTAAAGGAGATCTTAATTCTGTGATTGCTATTGTTCGGCCACCTGGACATCATGCAGAATCCAATGAAGCTATGGGATTTTGCCTTTTTAACAATGTGGCAGTTGCAGTTAACTATCTATTGAATGAGAAG CCAGAGTTAGGCATAAAGAAAATACTAATTGTGGATTGGGATGTGCATCATGGGAATGGTACCCAAAAAATGTTCTATAAAGACCCTCGTGTGTTATTTTTCTCTGTTCATAG GTTTGACTTTGGATGCTTCTATCCAAGTGGTGATGATGGCGCGTACTGTATGATTGGAGAAGGACCAGGTGCAGGGTACAATATCAACATTCCCTGGGAACATGGTCAATGCAGTGATGCAGACTACATTGCTGTTTGGGACCATGTATTGATTCCTATAGCCAAGGAATACAATCCTGACATTATTTTGGTTTCTGCTGGATTTGATGCAG CcattgatgatccacttggtggctGCTGTGTCACACCACATGGGTATTCACTTTTACTGCAAAAG TTGATGCAATTTGCACAAGGAAAGATAGTAATGGTCCTCGAAGGCGGATATAATCTGAAGTCCATAGCTAATTCTGTTCTTGCTTGTGCAAAAGTGCTGTTGCAAGAAGAATCTGTTGGATCCATACAGACTGCAACATTCAAGTCCACATGGCGTGTCATAGAGGCG GTTCGCCATGAACTTAAAGGGTACTGGCCTGTACTGGATGTCGAGTTACCTCAGAACTTATTGATTACCAATAGCAGACCTTGCCCAGCTGAG GTGACCTACTCTAGTTCTGAGTCTGATGTGGAAAATGATGAGGGAGCCGCTCGCACtataaatttttcagattttgttgAGGATGATGTGCTTCTACCCCTTTCGAAACTGAAGATTGATGAAGGTAACCATGGGAAGGTAATTGCTTCAGATCAAGTTCAAGAAGAGGAAAGTTTGTCTGCATCTGAAGCATCTCATGATGCAGAGTTAGTGACATCTAATGAGATTGTTGATGGTTATATCACATGGAGATCACTATTATCAAAAGTTGAAGTTTGGTATGCCAGCTTTGGGTCAAATATGTGGATGCCAAGGTTCCTGTGCTATATAGAAGGTGGGAAG GTGGAAGGCATGAGTGCACCATGCTGTGGATCGCTAGACAAAAGTTCACCAAAAGATGTCATTTGGAAAATTGTCCCTCATCGTTTACTCTTTGGAAGATCTCACACCCGCACATGGGGTGCAGGTGGTGTTGCTTTTCTTGATCCTGAAAGGAGCACAAGTGACAAAGCCTACTTATGCATGTATAGAATAAC ACTTGAGCAGTTCAACGATGTATTGCTTCAAGAAAATAGTTTGCACCAAGAAAATGGTATTATTAAACAGATGGCTTCTCCTTTACTAGATTTACACATCCTCGAATATGTTGCTAAAAACAAGTCTTTGCCTCTGAAAACCCTCAAG GATGGATGGTACTCCACAGTTCTTTATTTGGGAAAAGAGGATGATCTTCCAATTTTAACAATGAC